From Cannabis sativa cultivar Pink pepper isolate KNU-18-1 chromosome 8, ASM2916894v1, whole genome shotgun sequence, a single genomic window includes:
- the LOC115699451 gene encoding MLP-like protein 328, producing MAATSNALKGKIEIDVDIKASPTKFYHMFRKTAHIVPHCAGSHIQGVDVHEGDWESHGSIKFWKYTVDGKEETFKEKVELDDENNKVSLIGIEGDVFKHYKCFNVIYQAVPNPKGEGSLAKLSIEYEKLDPSVPTPNKYLNLMINITKDIDSHFEKAAPQTKTVVW from the exons atggcAGCCACCAGCAATGCTTTGAAGGGTAAGATTGAGATTGATGTTGATATCAAGGCATCTCCTACAAAGTTCTACCACATGTTCCGGAAAACTGCTCACATCGTTCCTCACTGCGCCGGTAGCCATATTCAAGGAGTTGATGTCCATGAAGGTGACTGGGAGAGCCATGGCTCTATCAAGTTTTGGAAATACACAGTTG ACGGAAAAGAGGAGACGTTCAAGGAGAAGGTGGAATTAGATGATGAGAACAATAAGGTGAGTCTGATTGGAATTGAAGGTGATGTGTTCAAGCACTACAAGTGCTTCAATGTTATATACCAGGCGGTTCCCAATCCCAAGGGCGAGGGTTCCTTGGCCAAACTCAGCATCGAATATGAGAAGCTCGACCCTTCTGTTCCAACTCCAAACAAGTACCTCAATCTCATGATTAACATCACCAAAGATATCGATTCTCACTTTGAGAAGGCTGCACCTCAAACTAAGACCGTTGTTTGGTGA
- the LOC133030511 gene encoding uncharacterized protein LOC133030511: MNEFQQTLDNCSLVDMGFEGQCFTWLNKRQGAAHVQERLDRFCCNKDWHDLFPSVRVTNGDFLHSDHRPVVATLENVVRIQKNDKKRCFRFETHWLKDEECHDIVNHTWSEFNVPLDSQDSILDIFGRCVERLGRGIRISLVRFRGG; encoded by the coding sequence ATGAATGAATTCCAACAGACTCTAGATAATTGTTCCTTGGTTGACATGGGGTTTGAGGGGCAATGTTTTACATGGCTTAATAAAAGGCAAGGTGCGGCGCATGTGCAGGAACGGCTTGATCGATTTTGTTGTAACAAGGATTGGCATGATTTATTCCCATCGGTTAGAGTCACTAATGGGGATTTCTTACATTCTGATCATAGACCGGTGGTGGCCACTTTGGAAAATGTGGTTCGGATTCAGAAGAATGACAAAAAGAGGTGTTTTAGGTTTGAAACTCATTGGTTGAAAGATGAAGAATGTCATGACATTGTTAATCATACATGGTCGGAGTTTAATGTTCCTTTGGATAGTCAAGACAGTATTCTGGATATTTTTGGGAGATGTGTCGAGAGGTTGGGGCGTGGAATAAGGATAAGTTTGGTTCGATTCCGAGGAGGGTGA